The following are encoded together in the Daucus carota subsp. sativus chromosome 5, DH1 v3.0, whole genome shotgun sequence genome:
- the LOC108219810 gene encoding zinc finger CCCH domain-containing protein 37-like yields MLSGGYSSADIWSAPPGVNAAADPLSAYKRVSAEALYHQTVLGAYNTTGQSDAWYTASSLAKRPRFDNAINLPIYPQRPGEKDCAHYMQTRTCKFGDTCMFDHPLWVPEGGIPDWKEVPLNVTSETLPERPGFPDCPYFLKTQRCKFGPRCKFNHPQDKIAPLAALGSADVSVLPERPSEPPCAFYTKTGTCKFGATCKFHHPKDIVIPSAGLDNTGAVVSAAGDVATAKPVFSPALLHNSKGLPIRLGEVDCPFYLKTGSCKYGATCRYNHPERYAINPPAAAAAFVAPASHFNIGFNPSASYIQTVDPRLTQATLGMGSTIYPQRPGQIACDFYMKSGACMFGETCKYHHPIDRLTHAQSEAQQPNVNLTLAGLPRREGAINCPYYMKTGACKYGVACKFDHPPAGEVMSTKSEGTSAV; encoded by the exons CACTCTATCATCAGACTGTTCTGGGTGCTTATAATACAACTGGTCAAAGTGATGCCTGGTATACTGCTAGTTCTTTAGCCAAGCGCCCTAGATTCGACAATGCAATCAATTTGCCAATATATCCGCAGAGGCCAGGGGAGAAGGATTGTGCCCATTATATGCAAACGAGAACCTGTAAGTTTGGAGATACCTGCATGTTTGACCATCCTCTTTGGGTTCCTGAAGGCGGAATCCCAGACTGGAAAGAG GTTCCCCTTAATGTtacaagtgaaactcttcctgaGAGACCTGGATTTCCTGATTGTCCA TACTTTCTGAAAACCCAGAGATGCAAATTTGGTCCCAGGTGCAAATTCAATCACCCACAAGATAAAATAGCTCCTTTG GCTGCTCTAGGGAGTGCTGATGTCTCTGTTTTACCTGAGAGGCCATCCGAGCCCCCATGTGCA TTCTATACAAAGACTGGGACATGTAAATTTGGAGCAACATGCAAATTCCATCATCCAAAAGATATTGTAATTCCATCAGCTGGACTAGATAATACTGGGGCAGTTGTGAGTGCTGCTGGAGATGTTGCAACTGCGAAGCCAGTTTTTTCCCCTGCATTATTGCACAACTCCAAAGGTCTTCCTATCAGACTG gGTGAAGTAGATTGCCCGTTCTACCTGAAAACTGGCAG TTGCAAATATGGTGCTACTTGTCGCTATAACCATCCCGAAAGATATG CAATCAATCCACCTGCCGCTGCTGCTGCTTTTGTAGCCCCAGCTTCTCACTTTAATATTGGTTTTAACCCTTCTGCATCATATATACAAACTGTTGACCCTAGGTTGACTCAAGCTACG CTTGGAATGGGTTCAACTATCTATCCCCAGCGACCTGGACAAATTGCATGCGAT ttttatatGAAAAGTGGAGCGTGCATGTTTGGGGAGACATGTAAATATCATCATCCTATTGATCGGTTGACGCATGCACAATCTGAAGCCCAGCAACCAAATGTTAATCTGACTCTTGCAGGGCTACCCAGGAGAGAG GGTGCTATTAACTGTCCGTATTACATGAAGACCGGTGCGTGCAAGTATGGTGTTGCATGCAAATTTGACCACCCACCTGCTGGTGAGGTCATGTCTACCAAATCTGAAGGGACATCGGCTGTCTGA
- the LOC108223123 gene encoding ABC transporter D family member 2, chloroplastic, whose protein sequence is MQAQCISTKVSVIVTPRHRNRRQLCLIFSPPPPYSLTVSPENNLLRRRKNSTVTHVSSSSASEKPNQSDEQRKGSDLQTLARRFWKVAAPYWYSDDDKKQARLQLAAVFALTFATTGISVGFNFLGRDFYNALSNKDQEQFTKQLLYYLASFAGGIPVFVLRDYAKDTLALRWRSWMTTYYMERYLKNQTFYQIQSQSIIDNPDQRIVDDLSSFTGIALSFSLTLFNSAVDLISFSNILLGIYPPLFVILLVYSIGGTAISVFLGRGLVTLNFLQEKKEADFRYGLVRVRENAESIAFYGGEENELQLLLQRFRSAFENLTQLLISSRNLEFFTNGYRYLIQILPAAVVAPLYFAGKIDFGVINQSVSAFNHILGDFSLIVFQFQSISAFSAVIDRLGEFDDVLDSGSSKSSEDSLIEIQLSYDNVKKLTLPEVNGSMPLDDNEKLLVIENLTVQTPTKSVLVKDLSLQINEKDHLLVTGPSGSGKTSLLRAIAGLWSTGKGSIRFYGKTAVDSSIPPSSDSTPLIPSAPTNSSGNLERPNSRGVFFLPQRPYMVLGTLAQQLLYPTWTEEFSSTPDTAKSAGSLPFLVRAAQVDSAKIKSPKPTSDELLQVLKDVKIEYILSRFSLDSTCEWSSVLSLGEQQRLAFARLLLSKPYLVLLDESTSALDEANEEHLYKQIEAAGITYISVGHRTSLYKHHNKRLCISPADPDSDEQKWFIESIIKEPIPSPTRL, encoded by the exons ATGCAAGCACAGTGTATCTCGACAAAAGTGTCTGTTATAGTAACCCCTCGCCACCGCAACCGTCGTCAACTATGCCTCATCTTCTCCCCGCCGCCTCCTTACAGTCTCACAGTGTCGCCGGAAAACAATCTTCTCcgtcgccggaaaaattcgacAGTCACTCATGTTTCCTCCTCGTCAGCATCTGAGAAGCCTAACCAG AGTGATGAACAAAGAAAAGGCTCGGATCTTCAAACACTTGCCAGGAGGTTCTGGAAAGTAGCAGCTCCGTATTGGTATTCGGATGATGACAAGAAGCAAGCTCGATTACAGCTTGCTGCTGTCTTCGCCTTAACTTTTGCTACTACTGGAATCAGCGTTGGATTCAATTTCCTCGGTCGTGATTTCTACAATGCCCTTTCCA ATAAGGACCAAGAACAATTCACCAAGCAATTGCTTTACTACCTTGCCAGTTTTGCTGGAGGAATTCCG GTTTTTGTGCTTAGAGATTATGCTAAAGATACCCTTGCTTTGAGATGGAGATCATGGATGACCACCTATTACATGGAACGCTATCTGAAGAATCAAACCTTTTACCAAATACAGTCTCAATCTATAATTGATAATCCAGATCAGCGAATTGTAGATGATTTAAGTTCCTTTACAGGGATTGCACTTTCATTCTCTTTGACACTCTTCAATTCTGCAGTGGACTTGATATCTTTTAGCAATATTCTATTGGGCATTTATCCGCCACTATTTGTCATTCTTCTGGTGTATTCAATTGGTGGAACAGCTATTAGTGTTTTCCTTGGGAGG GGACTAGTCACCTTAAATTTTTTGCAAGAGAAAAAAGAAGCAGACTTTCGCTATGGACTTGTGCGAGTTCGAGAAAATGCTGAATCGATTGCCTTTTATGGTGGAGAGGAAAATGAATTGCAACTACTGCTGCAGCGCTTCAGAAGTGCCTTTGAAAATTTAACT CAATTGTTGATATCTTCCAGAAACCTGGAGTTCTTCACCAATGGATACCGCTATCTGATTCAAATTCTTCCCGCTGCAGTTGTTGCGCCATTGTATTTCGCTGGAAAAATTGATTTTGGAGTCATCAATCAGTCTGTATCTGCATTTAACCATATTCTTGGAGATTTCTCCCTTATTGTGTTTCAGTTTCAGTCAATCAGTGCCTTTTCAGCTGTTATTGACCGTCTAG GTGAATTTGATGATGTTCTGGATAGTGGAAGTTCTAAATCTTCTGAGGACTCCTTGATAGAAATTCAACTTTCATATGACAATGTCAAGAAGTTAACCTTACCAGAAGTTAATGGATCCATGCCCCTCGATGACAATGAGAAGTTGTTGGTCATAGAAAATTTGACTGTACAGACACCTACAAAATCTGTACTTGTCAAAGACTTGTCACTGCAGATAAATGAGAAGGATCATCTTCTG GTTACCGGACCAAGTGGGAGTGGTAAGACTTCATTGCTAAGAGCTATCGCTGGTCTCTGGAGTACTGGTAAGGGAAGCATCAGATTCTATGGGAAGACTGCTGTGGATTCTAGCATACCCCCTTCTTCAGATTCAACTCCTCTAATACCAAGTGCTCCAACCAATTCCAGTGGAAATCTAGAAAGACCTAATTCTAGAGGAGTATTTTTCCTTCCACAGAGACCATATATGGTTTTAGGAACACTTGCTCAACAGTTGCTTTATCCTACATGGACAGAGGAATTCTCTTCCACACCTGACACTGCCAAGTCAGCTG gtTCACTGCCGTTCCTTGTTCGGGCAGCACAGGTAGACTCTGCCAAAATAAAATCTCCGAAGCCCACATCAGATGAATTACTCCAAGTCCTAAAAGATGTTAAGATTGAGTACATATTATCCCGCTTTTCTCTTGATTCTACGTGTGAGTGGTCAAGTGTCCTTTCTCTTGGTGAGCAGCAACGTCTTGCATTTGCACGCCTCTTGCTATCGAAGCCATACTTGGTTCTACTTGATGAATCTACAAGTGCTCTAGATGAAGCTAACGAG GAGCACTTGTACAAGCAAATTGAAGCTGCAGGAATAACCTACATAAGTGTTGGTCATCGAACATCTCTTTATAAACACCATAACAAGAGACTATGCATATCTCCTGCAGACCCTGATAGTGACGAGCAGAAGTGGTTTATCGAGTCCATCATCAAAGAACCTATACCCAGCCCAACAAGATTGTAG
- the LOC108222681 gene encoding protein SOMBRERO, with translation MMMTGNGQLSVPPGFRFHPTDEELLYYYLKKKVSYESIDLDVIREVDLNKLEPWDLKDKCSIGSGPQNEWYFFSHKDKKYPTGTRTNRATAAGFWKATGRDKVIHHLTNTKRIGMRKTLVFYTGRAPHGLKTDWIMHEYRLEDDNDIQEDGWVVCRVFKKKTHTRSYESEIHSHEEDQAASVRRLMEPKQSDQNLHTLYHDHHNGTIFHGSMQLPQLFSTESSAAIHHHHQHPSNFLCPQLGSLNNNINEDKDCSQSLLRLTSTASPYFVPQEKFTTDWSFLDKLLTSHQTMDHQNRSSCNPSSQPIDHVGSSMSVPRLPFQYLGCDASDNFKI, from the exons ATGATGATGACAGGAAATGGGCAGCTATCAGTTCCTCCAGGGTTTAGATTCCACCCAACAGATGAGGAACTGTTGTATTACTACCTCAAAAAGAAGGTCTCTTACGAATCCATTGACCTAGATGTCATCAGAGAAGTTGATCTCAACAAATTAGAGCCTTGGGACCTCAAAG ATAAATGTAGTATTGGATCCGGGCCTCAAAATGAATGGTACTTCTTCAGTCACAAGGATAAGAAATATCCAACCGGAACCCGGACAAATCGGGCCACGGCTGCAGGCTTTTGGAAGGCCACCGGGCGAGACAAGGTGATCCATCACCTCACCAACACCAAGAGAATTGGGATGAGGAAAACACTTGTTTTTTATACGGGACGTGCCCCTCATGGCCTCAAGACTGACTGGATCATGCATGAGTATCGTCTCGAAGATGATAACGACATTCAG GAAGATGGGTGGGTAGTTTGCAGGGTATTCAAGAAAAAAACTCACACAAGAAGCTACGAATCCGAAATCCACTCTCACGAAGAAGACCAAGCGGCAAGTGTTCGTAGGCTCATGGAGCCGAAACAAAGTGACCAAAATCTGCACACACTCTATCATGATCATCACAATGGTACAATATTTCATGGATCAATGCAGCTTCCACAATTATTTAGCACCGAATCATCCGCGGCCattcaccaccaccaccaacatCCATCTAATTTCCTATGCCCTCAGCTCGGCTCTTTGAACAACAACATTAATGAGGACAAGGACTGTTCTCAAAGCTTGCTAAGGTTGACATCCACGGCTAGCCCGTATTTCGTTCCACAGGAGAAGTTCACCACGGATTGGTCTTTTTTGGACAAGCTTCTCACATCTCATCAAACTATGGATCATCAAAACAGATCATCGTGTAACCCCTCGTCCCAACCGATTGATCATGTGGGTTCTTCGATGTCAGTGCCAAGGTTGCCATTTCAATATCTTGGTTGTGATGCGAGTGACAATTTCAAAATCTAG